GTTGGCATCAACTACCAGCCTCCCACTGTAGTTCCTGGTGGTGACCTGGCCAAGGTGCAGAGGGctgtgtgcatgctgagcaaCACCACTGCTATTGCAGAGGCCTGGGCTCGTCTTGACCACAAGTTTGATCTGATGTACGCTAAGCGTGCCTTTGTTCACTGGTATGTAGGTGAGGGtatggaggagggagagttcTCTGAGGCCAGAGAGGACATGGCCGCTCTGGAGAAGGATTACGAGGAGGTGGGAGCCGACAGTctgggggaggaagaggaggatgagggagaGGAATACTAAAGCAGCATGCGTCCCCTTCTTTAACTGTAACCTGCAGTGTGCTTAAATGTCAAGAATAAAAATCCATCATGACTGCATTTTTGTTTGGGTTCCATTATTGCTCTCTGAAGTTAATGATTGTATCGATAATAGATTatatcagaaatactttattattaaTCCCATTGGGAATTTGGTCATTACAGTTGCTCTAAACAcgatatagcagtagaaatatagttaaatacaaatcaaatattgataaaatagaataggaatTTAAGATATCAACCAATAAGTACAATAAATATTTACTGAAAAATGTTGAAACCTCATCAGTTTTAAGATATGTTGACTGTCCCATTGATTTTAAGGGCGTGTCCAAGAGGATCTAAAATGTAATTATTCTAGATATACTGCTGAATCACTTCAACAAGCCATTACTCTAACATTCAATAATTGCAGATGGTTTGTTAATACCTGAAGTGACACGTAAAGCTTCAGTTTTTCCATGATTACTTGGAATATTACTCACTTTTACCATGTAAAATGTGAGTCATGTTAGGTAATGCAAGACTACATGTAACACACTAAAAACATCAGTCATGCAGTCAGTTACTCTACACCCTATGAACAACTTTTTAgccaatcatttaaaaatgtaggaTGCAGTTTTAAAAATTCATTACATGCAACAAATTCAGACTAGGCTAATTTCTCAATAACTGGGATCCTCTGATGGTGGAAGTCAAGAGTGTTAATATCGAATGCAGAGGTAAGATGTTGGACGATAAAACCACTAGATGTCATATTTTTTGTTTGAGACTGGTGACTGCAAATAAATGTTTAGTTTTCCTGATAGAAGAAATGTCATTGCAAGATTTtcaagaaacaaagaaatcaaagtcAATTAAAAGaatctgatatttacatgttttccATTAATGATCTTTATATAATAAAGCAATACCACATGAGAGGGAGGGGTGTTGTACTTCTTTATATCAGCACTCATGGGATGCCTTTTGTCCAATCAAATGACTTGATTATATATTCACTAAATGATCCCTCGGCTGTTAATTGAAACCCTTTGGCTCCAACATGAACCAACAGACTACTTAGTTGGTTAAAAATGAAGTTCCATCTGGATTACATGTATCTGCAGCTAAATGAAACAATACAATATAAACTCAAGGCCTGATGAAATATCAGTCTGAGGAGCCATTTCTCTGGAGTACTTGTACTTTATCTACCTTTAGATGATATcactttgtaactttaactttagTATACACCTGTATGTATAGTTTTACAACATTATATTGTATCCCAAAAGTATAAGATGCAAGCACCATCAATGAAACAAgttgaagagaaagaagaagtaGCAAAACCACGCCTTAGAAATACTCCGTTATCAGATAACTAAAGGGAAGTAGAGAAAAGACTAAAATATTTCCCTATGAGTTGGAGTTGAATTAGGTAGAAAGTAGCGGAAAACTCTACTTCAGAACTGAACTTATAGGCTATCTAGTTACTCTTCTCACCTCTGTTaacttccccctcctcccctgtgtGTTGGGTGAGAGATAAAGTAAACGAGACGGTTTAAATAACACGCCTAACTCTGTCACAGTTgagttattgttgttttgatggGTGCTATGTGAAACAAAAGTccatagattaaaaaaaaaaaacaccttagtCACCACCCAGTATGACTCAACGTGTGTGTATCAGGTAACAGGTGTTTCTATCGTGATGTgctgctctgtgtctctgtgcagtACGGGAAGCTTCACTTGATATGGGGCTATTCGTCTTACGAGATACGCTTCCTCTAAAaatcttaaatatttaatgagGGGACTATTaaatttcacttcctgttttccttGGCGTGCAAATGCAGTGGGGGGTAGTGGTATGTTTTAAGTGATTCTGTACTGGGAGCACTGGGCTATCTGATGGGCGTGGGGGAGGTTATTGTCCTTCGAgatcaatcaataaatctttGTTTGTAAAGCACCAAATGTTaataaatgttatctcaagacactttagaaaagagcagggaaaagaccttactcattggtATATTAGCGCCTAACACTTTTTATAACcttattgtacattttattataaACATTTGTACATCTGTATATTAGCACGGTTagtattttgtatatttatatatataactACTGATATAAGGCTTCTAGACCGACAGTATTTTTctgtacttgtacagtgacgATAAAGATatcttatctcattattataatctacaaagacacaacattaaCCCATAATGAGCACAGCCCAGAGCAACATTTAGCacagttaaatcctggttgtttatattcccattcttagttttgatatttttagtgcttatttactttgtatttaatatcatattgtgtttaaatttgctcatattgtgtgtttggacaacctgctgctgcagcgccacaatttcccagtttgggatcaataaagtaattctattctattctagttacagtggcaaggaaacattttcattttaacaggcagaaacctcgaggaGAAGCAGAGTCATGATGAAGGACCATCTGCTGTGTTGGGCTTGGAGAAGTGGGACAGAGGGAGAAGAATAGacaaaaacagagcaacaaaaacaacaatatataaGATATATGCATAGCTACAATGTCAGAGATAATAATAAGAGTTTGTGTAATATTAGCAGAGACAGCTCAGTGTGATAATAGGCTGATGAGTCTACACGGGGAGGACTGATTTTCTTAATTATAGAggttgaagttgagcagctctaAAGGGGGAATAGAGAATAATAGAGTACCAAAACGTGCTCCTTATACTCTGACAATTGTGTATGGAGTGAGTAGTGACTTAATATAGAGATATTTGTCCTGTTAGCATTATATCAGGGGGGCTACTGATAGCCTCTGCTATCCTTTTGTGCTCTGGTAGCATTTTTCGACAAGGCAGCCCATCCACCGGCACACTCATCCCATCGTTGCCCCACTTTCCTGCATAAGGCAAAGCTCCTTCCACGTCATTGCGAAATGGAACGGTTTGATTTTAACCAATGGGAGCGCTGCCCACCATGTGACCCCGGGTGAACCAATCAGATTCCGCGACACTTGTCCTCGCGCGGAGAAAGTATAAATAGCCCCGCCTAGAAAAAAGTCGGCAGTTACTTCTCACACAGGATTCATAACGGCCCAGCTGTGAGAGATAACtttgtctcttcctcttcttttgtcTTAACCCCCCTCCGACTTTACACATCCGGGAAACATGGTGAGCATGAAATAATTCGTTATTCCTCCCTGTTCGTGAAATAATTCGACAAATGTCCGAGCAAATGTGAGTCAGCTGTAcgtcatttaatttaatttgactgtttagcatttttttttttcagtgggtggttttaattatatatttttggtGGATTTCAGgttgatataaatatatataaaaaataaataaataactgattCCAGTCGAGTCCAGTTTCCGGTTTTTTCCAGTCTGCACATTGACCCACTTGGCAAAGACCAACGTGCTCTCAGCCTGAGGCATTCCTCTTTTACCGCCTGTTTGTCTAAAAGGgcttggcctttttttttttttaaaccaaaatctcTCCACTGAAAGATTTGAATTAATCTTTCATGTTCTCATTGTGGGCCCACGccttgtttttcttctattaCAATCGCTATCTGCAGCTGTGTTTGGTCTGTGTGACCACATTATACTTTGATTCGGTTTTGTTTTCAATACATTACTTTCTGCCTTTTAgtagattgtgtgtgtgagctttaCCTTTTTTGAAAGGCGGTTTCTGTCAAGAGGGTGACTGTGAAATGAACATGTCATCAGGTGACCTTAATCATGAAGCTCTGGTGTCTGAGTCCTGACAAAGagccttttctcctcctcctcctcctcctcttcctcctcctcctcgtgtcTTCCATTAGCTATATGACAAACCTCAACATGTGATGGGTCGCCTTAAGCGTCTATTTAGTCACACTTTGTACCATAATTCAAAATAAGAATTTTTCAGTCCAgaaattattttcattaataattccttaacacattttttttgtgtttccacagcgtgAGTGTATCTCCATCCACGTTGGTCAGGCCGGCGTCCAGATCGGCAATGCCTGCTGGGAGCTTTACTGCCTGGAGCATGGGATCCAGCCGGACGGACAGATGCCCAGTGACAAGACCATCGGAGGAGGAGATGATTCCTTCAACACCTTCTTCAGTGAGACTGGAGCTGGAAAGCACGTCCCCAGAGCTGTTTTTGTGGACCTGGAGCCCACTGTCATCGGTTAGTGTCAGCTCTACTGGATTAACATTCATTCAGGAAATATGTGATGATTTCAACCCCCTTGacgtcattttattttttcctctccttAGATGAGGTGCGCTCTGGTACCTACCGCCAGCTGTTCCACCCTGAGCAGCTGATCACTGGTAAGGAGGATGCTGCCAACAACTACGCCCGTGGACACTACACCATCGGAAAAGAGATCATCGACCTGGTGCTGGACAGGATCCGCAAACTGGTGGGTAACTTGATGTCAGGAGGGATGCATTTgtaattttgatgaaaaattTTGACGGAAATGACAAAGTGCTGACTgcctgtccctctctctctccagtctgACCAGTGCACCGGTCTTCAGGGCTTCCTGGTCTTCCACAGCTTCGGAGGTGGTACCGGCTCTGGTTTCACCTCCCTGCTGATGGAGCGTCTGTCCGTCGACTACGGCAAGAAGTCCAAGCTGGAGTTCTCCATCTACCCAGCTCCCCAGGTGTCCACCGCTGTGGTGGAGCCCTACAACTCCATCCTGACCACCCACACCACCCTGGAGCACTCTGACTGTGCCTTCATGGTGGACAACGAGGCCATCTACGATATCTGCCGTAGAAACCTCGATATCGAGCGTCCAAGTTACACCAACCTGAACAGGTTGATCAGTCAGATCGTGTCCTCCATCACAGCTTCCCTTCGTTTTGATGGCGCCCTCAATGTTGATCTGACAGAGTTCCAGACCAACTTGGTGCCATATCCCCGTATCCACTTCCCTCTGGCCACATACGCCCCCGTCATCTCTGCAGAGAAGGCGTACCATGAGCAGTTAACGGTGTCAGAAATCACCAGCGCCTGCTTTGAGCCAGCCAACCAGTTGGTCAAATGCGACCCTCGCCACGGCAAGTACATGGCCTGCTGCCTTCTGTACCGTGGTGATGTGGTGCCCAAAGATGTAAACGCTGCCATCGCAGCAATCAAAACCAAGCGCTCCATCCAGTTTGTGGACTGGTGCCCCACTGGTTTCAAGGTTGGCATCAACTACCAGCCTCCCACTGTAGTTCCTGGTGGTGACCTGGCCAAGGTCCAGAGGGctgtgtgcatgctgagcaaCACCACTGCTATTGCAGAGGCCTGGGCTCGTCTTGACCACAAGTTTGATCTGATGTACGCTAAGCGTGCCTTTGTTCACTGGTATGTAGGTGAGGGtatggaggagggagagttcTCTGAGGCCAGAGAGGACATGGCCGCTCTGGAGAAGGATTACGAGGAGGTGGGAGCAGACAGTGTGGGggatgaagatgaaggagaggaaTATTAAGTTACTTTGATTCCAATGTACTGATCTCTGGTCTGTGCCTTTTTGTACACATAAAGAATAAAGTGTGTTCATAACtgcattctgtttgttttaattttaatgttGCCCATCTCAGAGGTCATAAGAACAGCATTAACTGCTTAACAGCTCAACTGTGTAGGAAAGCTTTGGATGCATGTTTATAATGATTAAAAGGCCCAAAGGTAAATTTTAACTAATATATCCATAGTATAAGAAGATAAAGGAATATTAATAGTGTTGGAAAAAACATAGGCACCACATGTGACCTATAGAATGACATAAAATAGTGATGGAGTCATGAAGTGAGCAAAAAACCAAACGAGCAGACAGACAAAAGACCAGATGGGATAATGCATTTAAAAGGCGGGGCAGGAAGGGTGGGGGTGAGGCGGGGGGTCCAGCTGCACACTAAAGAAAATGTCAGCCAAAGCATGTCGGGGGAAAATGAATCTGGTGGATGATCCTCTCATCACTTCAGAAAATGAATAATACTGGAAACATAGGCACTCTGTCTAtagataagaaaaaaacattcaataaacaaaaatgtcaacaacaaatatttaactttttccaATCAGAGGAAGAATGAAACAGAAGAGATTTTTACCTACTTCTTTAGAAACACAGGGAACTATAAAGTGTCAGATCGGAGCGTCTGAGTGAATCATTTGTTGTATAAggactaaaaatgtttttagacagTAAGGATAATTAACACATCTGACAACAAACATCAGGGAGCCAACTGAGTTCATCTAACACTGAACAGTGATGATGTGTAGAAGAGAGAATAACCTAGTATGAGCAGTGTTAGCGTCTGCAGAGTCTCTTAGATATAACATTAAGGGGATGAAGTTTGAGAGTTTTAGATGCATTTTTGTTAATAATGTCAATAAAGTCTTTTATTGGTCAGATGAGTTGTGAGAAAAGTTTCTTTTTAACGTTCGGTGTGAAACAATGGAGCGATTTAGAGCGCCAGCACTGAAATGTACTTTttggatgacatcatcaatgtttggtttttaaagagTCGAGCCACACCGAGATATTTCACATGTTCTACCTTCTGAAGAGCTCCACCATCAGTACAAGATCAAACCAAAGCATACGTTTCAGAGTTGAGGTTCTGTCTCACAACAAAAAGCTTTGAGCAGACATTTGTTTGCTGTccgattttattttgaaagcttaGACCTAAATAAGAAAGAAAGGTTTATTTCACTTTCactaaacattttcaaacatggattatagtttaaaaaaacaacaaatgtagaAATTACAGAAAGATTGCTCtcattgtttttgctttgtttgactgtatattataattattttcttaaacataaaaaattaataaaaatgaatgaactcTGTTTAAGTGTTTAAACTTTCTACACGCTTACAAGCTGTGAAAttctgtggatttattttagTTGGTGTAGTTCCTCACTTTAGTCACACGGGGGCAGTGCTGCAACACAGATGTTTCAGCTCCACATTAATGCTGAAATGGCAAAAAACTCTAATTTCAAATACTTGCTGTTGTCGTTAAACTGCTTAATAACCTGTAACAGCACCACATATTTTTAGTACATAATTTTTAAGTCATTTACTCTGTTAATGGTTCTCTTACATCAGAACAGCCCGAGAAGAACCGGGGCCTAACTCCGGCCTGGTTTTAAAATAGGGTGTGGTATTCAGTCGGGCCCAGGGGAGGGATGGTGGGAGTCTCATGCTGGCAAACAGGTGCAGTTTAAAAATACTTAGTTCTGCCGTGACTAGACTGGATTGTTCTGAATAATAATGAAAGTCAGGAGCGGCTGGATGAGTTCACTAAATCATAACACGTTCACAAGTGTTGTAAAAGTCTTTATTCCATTTTTAGTGTGgtgatttttttaaccagattTGGCGACACAAAGGCATTTACTCAAACACTGTAGATTTCATTAAATGCA
This region of Labrus bergylta chromosome 12, fLabBer1.1, whole genome shotgun sequence genomic DNA includes:
- the LOC109996242 gene encoding tubulin alpha-1C chain produces the protein MRECISIHVGQAGVQIGNACWELYCLEHGIQPDGQMPSDKTIGGGDDSFNTFFSETGAGKHVPRAVFVDLEPTVIDEVRSGTYRQLFHPEQLITGKEDAANNYARGHYTIGKEIIDLVLDRIRKLSDQCTGLQGFLVFHSFGGGTGSGFTSLLMERLSVDYGKKSKLEFSIYPAPQVSTAVVEPYNSILTTHTTLEHSDCAFMVDNEAIYDICRRNLDIERPSYTNLNRLISQIVSSITASLRFDGALNVDLTEFQTNLVPYPRIHFPLATYAPVISAEKAYHEQLTVSEITSACFEPANQLVKCDPRHGKYMACCLLYRGDVVPKDVNAAIAAIKTKRSIQFVDWCPTGFKVGINYQPPTVVPGGDLAKVQRAVCMLSNTTAIAEAWARLDHKFDLMYAKRAFVHWYVGEGMEEGEFSEAREDMAALEKDYEEVGADSVGDEDEGEEY